The DNA segment TCGACGTAACCATTGAGCAGTTCGAGTTGCCCCGGCGTGAAGCTCGAGGCGGGCTCGCGCAAGACGACAGCCGAGTAGGGGAGAGGCGCCACCACCTCGGCGGCGCCCCCCTCCACCACCTCGAAGCCCTGCACGCGGAGGAGTTCGGCGAGGGCCGGGTCACCCATGACCAGCACCGGTTGCTCCTCACTGACGGAGATCGTTGCGCTTCTGCTGTCGTCCGCTTCGCTCTGCGGGTAGTCGACCTGGAGTGTGGCGCTCAGACGAACGTCGTTCTCGCCGAGGACGCTGAATCGGAGGGGGATAGCGCTCTGCCCGGCAGGCAACTCCCGCTCGATGATCACCGGTTCGCGGCCGTCATACGACACCAACAATCGCGCAACGGTGGGCCGGTCGCTCTCGACCACCGCTACCGCTTCGACCGTCTCTCCTGGCGTCGCCTGGTCGGGGACCAGGAGATCCGCCAGCTCGGCGTTGGGACGGGGTTCTACCCAGAGCGTGTCGACCGGGACGCCGGGCAGGGCGGCCAGTACCTCACCCCGTGACTGGGCGCCGTCGGAGAGGAGCAGGATCCGGTCGGCCCCCTCGGCCGCTGCCACCTGCACCGCTTTGGCTATGTCGGTTGCGCCGCGCTCCAGCTCGGGCTCCACTGCGTCGGCGAGGGCAGCTACCTCGCTCGTTTCGCCCGCGAAGTAGAAGGTACGCGAGTTGCGCTCCCAGGCGCCTGCCAGGTCCCTGGCCATGGTCCGGGCTGCGTCCCCCACGCTCTCCGAGACGTCGACCAGCACGGCTACACTACCGCCCCTGGCGTTGACCGTGGGCCCGGCAAGGGCGACGATGAGCGCGCCTAGTCCGACGATCCGCAGGAGCCAGCCGTGGGCGCGTGGCAGGAGGAGAAGCAGGGGAAGAGCAGCGAGCACCCATGGGTAGGTGAACTCGAGCCCGTCTATCACCACTCCATGCTAGCAGTCAGGGACGGTCGGGAGCGGCGCCCGGGCCGGTTTTTTCACATCTTCACGATGGGCGAATTTTCGCGTCCCCGAGGCGATAACCCTCTGGTATCATCCCCCCGTATGCCGGATACGCGCCAGCGTTACCTCCTGTTCGCCGCGGCGGATGAGGAGCGGGGCCGGGCGCTCAGTGTAGTTGCGTCCGAACTCCAGACGGGCAGCATGCTGCTGACGAGCGTCGAGGAGCTGTTGTTCCACACCCGTGGGTCGGTTCCCGACGCGCTGGTGGTCGATCACGACCTGGTGACGCAGGTCGCCCAACTCGACCTGATCACCCTGCTGCGGCGACGCAAGCCGTTGGCAGAGATGCCGATCGTGTACCTCGGCCCCAACGACCCGAAGGTGCACGTCGAAGCCCTCGACTCAGGGGCCGACGTCTACCTTGCGGACGCCCAGACGAGCGTCCTCGAATCGACCTTGCGGCGGCTGCTCCTGCGCCGGCAGAGCGAGACCGCTCTGCGCGCCACCCTCGAGCGTCTCCGCGAGTTCGAAAGGGCCTACAAGGAGAGCGAGCGGGTGAAGGACGACCTCACCCACATGCTCGTTCACGACCTGAAGAGCCCGATCGCCAGCGTGATGGGCCTCCTCGACCACTCCATCGACATGATCGGCAGGGGAGAGGCGCCCGACTCTCTAGGCGAGCTGCTCACCCTGGCGCGCACCGAAGCTCAGCACCTGCTCAATCTCGCGGCCAACATCCTCGACGTGCGGCGGATGAAAGAGGGCCACATGCCGTACCAGCCGGAGCTGGTCGAGAACCTGGGCGAACTCGCCAGGCAGGCGTTGCGGGATGCCAGCGGTTCCCAGAGGCAACGGCGCTTCGGCTTCCTCGTCAAGGAGGACGCAGAACGGCTCTACGCCGACAGCGCCCTGCTGCGCCGCATCCTCGCCAACCTCTTCGCGAACGCGGTGAAGCACACCAGGAACGGCGGTTACGTGGACTTCCGCGCCTGGCGCGAGGGAGACGACTTCGTCCTGTCGGTTCGCGACGACGGCGAGGGGATACCCGAGGCCGACCACAAGCGGATCTTCAACGCCTTCGAACAGTCGCGGCATACCATCCACGACCGGTACGACACGGGCATGGGGTTGACCTTCTGCAAGCTGGCGGTCGAGAAGCATGGCGGCCGCATCTGGGTCGAGTCGAAGGTGGGCCGGGGCAGCACCTTCTTCTTCACCATCCCGTCCGTGCCCTCCGGCATGATCGACGACGCGGTCGTCGTCTGAGCGTGGCCCAGGCCCTGCCGAAGGGAGCCCAGGCCCTGCCGGTCGAACCCGACTGGTCGCTGGAGGCTCAGCTGTGGGCGCGCGGCTGCAGTCCGGTTGCCGGCGTGGACGAGGCGGGGCGCGGAGCTCTCGCGGGACCGGTAGTGGCGGCCGCCGTGATCCTCCCGCTGGGTACTCATCCGTACCGGGACTCCAAGACGCTGCCGCCGGAAAGGCGTGAGGAGCTCGCGGCCAACATCCGGTGCGAGGCGCTGGCCTGGGCCGTGGGTATCGCCGAACCGGCCGAGATCGACGAACTCAACGTGCTGAGGGCGACCCACCTTGCAGCCGGGCGGGCCCTGGTCGAGCTGCGCCGCACGCTGCCCCCCGGCGGCCTGGTCACCGACTACCTGTGGCTGGAGGAGCGCGCCCAGGTCCTGCCCGTCGCTCAGGCCGACTGCCGCTCCTATCAGGCGGCCGCTGCCGGGATACTGGCGAAGGTGACGCGTGACGAGCTGATGCGCGCGCTCGCCCTCGAGCATCCCGAGTACGGGTTCGAGCAGAACAAGGGGTACGGGGCGCCGGCGCACCTCCAAGCGCTCGAGGCGGTAGGCCCCTGCCGTGTCCATCGGGCTTCCTTCGCCCCGGTAACCAGAACTCTGGCTTCCTCTGCATAGAATGGGGTCACGTTTCGCAGCGGCGGCGACCACTGCCCCGGCCGCCACGACAGCCAGGAGTAGAACCATGCCAGAGTGCATCGGAGTAAAGTTCGACAACGGCCCCAAACTCCACTACATGGAGGCGCCCCCCGTACCGCCCAGAGTGGGAACTCGCTGCGTCGTCTCGACCAGACGGGGACTCGAGGTGGGGATCGTGCGCACCGACGTGCGCGACCACCCCAAGCCCGGCGGGCACTACGTCCGAGACGCCCTTCCCGACGACGTCGAGCGGTACCGCGAGCTCTCACAGAAGGCCGAGGAACTCA comes from the Trueperaceae bacterium genome and includes:
- a CDS encoding ATP-binding protein, coding for MPDTRQRYLLFAAADEERGRALSVVASELQTGSMLLTSVEELLFHTRGSVPDALVVDHDLVTQVAQLDLITLLRRRKPLAEMPIVYLGPNDPKVHVEALDSGADVYLADAQTSVLESTLRRLLLRRQSETALRATLERLREFERAYKESERVKDDLTHMLVHDLKSPIASVMGLLDHSIDMIGRGEAPDSLGELLTLARTEAQHLLNLAANILDVRRMKEGHMPYQPELVENLGELARQALRDASGSQRQRRFGFLVKEDAERLYADSALLRRILANLFANAVKHTRNGGYVDFRAWREGDDFVLSVRDDGEGIPEADHKRIFNAFEQSRHTIHDRYDTGMGLTFCKLAVEKHGGRIWVESKVGRGSTFFFTIPSVPSGMIDDAVVV
- a CDS encoding ribonuclease HII, yielding MAQALPKGAQALPVEPDWSLEAQLWARGCSPVAGVDEAGRGALAGPVVAAAVILPLGTHPYRDSKTLPPERREELAANIRCEALAWAVGIAEPAEIDELNVLRATHLAAGRALVELRRTLPPGGLVTDYLWLEERAQVLPVAQADCRSYQAAAAGILAKVTRDELMRALALEHPEYGFEQNKGYGAPAHLQALEAVGPCRVHRASFAPVTRTLASSA